In one Arachis duranensis cultivar V14167 chromosome 9, aradu.V14167.gnm2.J7QH, whole genome shotgun sequence genomic region, the following are encoded:
- the LOC107467514 gene encoding germin-like protein subfamily 3 member 2: MLKEVSVLLLLLVFIIAAMASDPDPVMDFCIAKSPENVFECKNSSAATIEDFTFSGIKFPGNFKKTGFSSVAVNSNVFPGLNTLGVSFVRADFDVGGINVPHYHPRATEVAFVLEGKIYSGFVDTKNKVFAKVLEKGEVMVFPRGMLHFQLNVGDGPATILGSFDSQNPGLMRIPNAVFGSDIKVELLEKAFGLNSKELAKLKKKFSS, translated from the coding sequence ATGTTGAAAGAAGTTTCAGTGCTGTTACTTCTTTTGGTATTCATTATTGCTGCTATGGCTTCTGATCCAGATCCAGTGATGGACTTCTGCATAGCCAAATCACCAGAAAACGTCTTCGAATGCAAGAACTCGTCCGCGGCAACCATAGAAGATTTCACCTTCTCTGGGATAAAGTTTCCAGGGAACTTCAAAAAAACTGGTTTTTCTTCTGTGGCTGTGAATTCAAATGTGTTTCCGGGTTTGAACACACTGGGGGTGTCATTTGTGAGAGCAGATTTTGATGTTGGTGGTATCAATGTTCCTCACTACCATCCAAGAGCAACAGAGGTTGCTTTTGTGCTGGAGGGGAAGATTTATTCAGGATTTGTTGACACGAAGAACAAGGTTTTTGCCAAAGTTCTGGAGAAAGGGGAGGTAATGGTTTTTCCAAGAGGAATGCTGCATTTTCAGTTGAATGTTGGAGATGGCCCTGCTACTATTTTGGGAAGCTTTGATAGCCAGAATCCTGGTTTGATGAGAATTCCAAATGCAGTTTTTGGTTCTGATATAAAGGTGGAGCTTTTGGAGAAGGCTTTTGGATTGAATTCTAAGGAGCTTGCtaagttgaagaagaagttttCTTCTTAG
- the LOC107467419 gene encoding uncharacterized protein LOC107467419: MAGNTRFDLSATSPEEPVFKGTFLNGQRGILMNGSLDRSASFCDGNEGQVCSTVSRGNYTSTGDPAPVAQYLMLDPITMGDQKYTRSGELRRVLGITFGSTREDCAFGTANLKHPPPVATEELKRFKASVQEASARARYRSKRLDESLHKLKCWEALNMKKQLRNEILTNERLGGGPHFLKMGSQTHRNPSEHVNQRLEDRPKNVILNKRIRTSATEIRAEGQSTSCMRQPLAVGKDRDNMKDSSRGCDTVEEKMRKLPAGGETWDKKMKRKRSMGTFFSRSNDGEGELKRVMHLKLTNESGMQSSDAQGLRSGYTVGNSKLDVASLSTISIACATAKNEQEKVSRDSIDGLNNERDAHKGSKFNVRDNNYTGGTYALPKGKASRAPRTAPLMAGNSSSVSHSSEMLETWEQPSSTNKPHLVTINRKRPLPAGSSSSPMAQWVGQRPQKISRTRRANVVSPVLNCDEVQVSLEGCSPVDVGTRMTFTTVSKDAVNIIKEGRVKHENVSSPTRLSESEESVAGENGECKLNEKGLGSNDVDERAINNSYNLSSPALATKKKKMPGKEIGDGLRRQGRSNRGASVSKNGISPVKEKLEIATLTKPIRSMKHSSEKNGSKSGRPPLKKSCDRKTITRNGLPSTSDSPDIAGESDDDREELLAAANFASNASYIGCSSSFWKKLEPYFGPVNLEDIAYLKHLVKSTEEDHRCLSQMLGLGTDALDERTHTDNILSQGSLSGERERRVLNQTDSIKMSLMADMLDQHVDASFLSRQTVTEGNKVPPLYQRVLAALIIDDQIEETVGDGNMSFSEYEFNSNMVSCNGNASFTNGTAHGHEGDVFLQQMHQGPLHPRTEKLDMLSENGIPDMHRVSCSSSFNCDYEQLGVEDRILLELQSVGLYPEPVPGLADGDCEAIDQDILQLQKELHQQVTEKGKGLMKLIPAVEEGREMEQRALEQVAMEKLVELAYKKKLATRGSSAARNGLTKVAKPVALAFMKRTLARCRKFVETGRSCFLEPVFKDVLFASPARNGNAGPVLAVNLPQTLNSQQDHAFSGLFPCKEQEVLGNLDNPSDQDFARTGPILNRGKKKEVLLDDVSGCAALRSESTLGNSFMGGAKGKRSGRERDKGTSARNSASKGGRGERKTKAKPKQKSAQLSTSGIGSHSQLMENNNTEHKLASGSNEPTSSGSNKKSKVGSASHVSIDPEEPMDFANLHELDPMELGVDSELNGHQDLDSWLNIDEDGLQDDAVGLDIPMDDLSDLNMLL, encoded by the exons ATGGCTGGAAATACTAGATTTGATTTAAGTGCTACTAGTCCAGAGGAACCAGTTTTCAAGGGGACCTTTCTGAATGGACAGAGAGGGATTCTGATGAATGGCAGTTTGGACAGGTCTGCAAGCTTTTGTGACGGTAATGAGGGGCAGGTATGTTCTACTGTGTCCCGGGGAAATTATACTTCTACAGGAGATCCAGCTCCAGTAGCTCAGTATTTAATGTTGGATCCGATAACCATGGGAGATCAAAAATATACTAGGTCTGGTGAGTTAAGGCGAGTCCTAGGGATAACTTTTGGTAGCACCCGTGAAGATTGTGCTTTTGGAACTGCTAATTTGAAGCATCCCCCTCCTGTGGCTACAGAGGAACTGAAGCGATTCAAAGCAAGTGTGCAAGAGGCTTCTGCGCGAGCTAG ATATAGATCAAAAAGGTTGGATGAATCCTTACATAAATTGAAGTGTTGGGAGGCTTTAAACATGAAGAAACAACTTAGGAATGAGATATTGACAAATGAAAGGCTAGGCGGTGGGCCACATTTCTTGAAGATGGGAAGTCAGACTCATAGGAATCCATCAGAGCATGTGAATCAAAGACTAGAGGACAGGCCTAAGAATGTCATTCTGAATAAGCGCATACGTACATCAGCTACTGAAATTCGG GCTGAAGGACAAAGTACTAGCTGTATGAGGCAGCCTTTGGCTGTTGGAAAGGATAGAGACAATATGAAGGATAGTAGCAGAGGTTGTGACACTGTTGAAGAGAAGATGCGAAAATTACCTGCAGGTGGAGAAACATGGGACAAAAAAATGAAACGAAAACGTTCCATGGGCACTTTTTTCTCCAGATCCAATGATGGTGAGGGAGAACTTAAAAGGGTTATGCATCTAAAGCTAACTAATGAGTCTGGTATGCAGTCTTCTGATGCCCAAGGTTTGAG GTCAGGATATACTGTCGGTAATAGCAAGCTTGATGTAGCTTCCCTGTCTACTATTTCCATTGCATGTGCAACTGCCAAGAATGAGCAAGAAAAGGTCTCAAGGGATTCAATAGATGGATTAAATAATGAACGAGATGCACATAAAGGAAGCAA GTTTAATGTTCGTGATAATAATTACACAGGTGGTACTTATGCATTGCCAAAAGGAAAGGCTTCAAGGGCTCCACGAACTGCTCCTTTGATGGCCGGAAACTCATCATCTGTATCTCATTCTTCTGAAATGCTTGAAACCTGGGAACAACCTTCAAGTACGAACAAGCCTCATTTAGTAACTATCAATCGTAAGCGTCCTTTGCCTGCTGGATCTTCTTCATCCCCTATGGCCCAATGGGTTGGGCAGAGACCTCAAAAGATTTCTCGTACTCGAAGAGCCAATGTGGTATCCCCTGTCTTGAATTGTGATGAAGTGCAGGTGTCATTGGAAGGCTGTTCCCCTGTGGATGTTGGTACTAGGATGACTTTTACTACAGTTTCCAAGGATGCTGTCAACATCATTAAAGAAGGTAGAGTGAAACACGAAAATGTTTCTTCCCCAACTAGATTATCTGAAAGTGAAGAATCAGTTGCTGGGGAAAATGGTGAATGTAAACTAAATGAGAAAGGTTTGGGAAGTAATGATGTCGATGAAAGAGCCATAAATAATTCATATAATTTAAGTTCCCCTGCGTTAgcaacgaaaaagaaaaaaatgccaGGCAAAGAGATTGGAGATGGTTTGCGTAGACAGGGCAGGAGTAACAGGGGTGCATCAGTGTCAAAGAATGGCATCTCACCAGTGAAAGAGAAGCTGGAGATCGCAACCTTGACAAAGCCAATTAGAAGTATGAAGCATTCTTCTGAAAAGAATGGaag TAAATCAGGGCGTCCTCCGTTGAAGAAATCATGTGATAGGAAAACTATTACTCGCAATGGGCTTCCATCAACTAGTGATTCCCCAGATATCGCAG GTGAGTCAGATGATGACCGAGAGGAACTTTTAGCTGCTGCAAATTTCGCAAGTAATGCCAGCT ATATTGGTTGTTCTAGTTCGTTTTGGAAGAAGCTTGAACCTTATTTTGGTCCTGTCAATTTGGAGGACATAGCTTACCTGAAGCACCTG GTTAAGTCAACAGAGGAGGATCACAGATGTTTGTCTCAAATGCTCGGCCTTGGAACTGATGCCCTG GATGAACGTACACATACGGATAACATTCTCTCACAAGGTTCTCTCtctggagaaagagaaagaagagtcTTAAATCAAACTGATTCCATAAAGATGTCCTTGATGGCTGACATGCTTGATCAGCATGTTGATGCTAGTTTTTTAAGCAGACAAACGGTAACAGAAGGAAACAAAGTTCCCCCACTGTACCAGAGGGTACTGGCAGCTCTGATTATTGATGACCAAATTGAAGAAACTGTTGGAGATGGGAATATGTCTTTCTCTGAATATGAATTCAATTCTAACATGGTTTCTTGTAATGGGAATGCTAGCTTTACTAATGGCACAGCCCACGGTCATGAAGGTGACGTGTTTTTACAACAAATGCACCAGGGACCATTGCATCCAAGGACTGAAAAGCTCGACATGTTATCTGAAAATGGTATACCAGATATGCATAGGGTTTCTTGTTCATCATCTTTCAATTGTGATTATGAGCAATTGGGTGTGGAGGATAGAATCTTACTGGAGCTGCAGAGTGTTGGCCTTTATCCAGAACCAGTG CCTGGTCTTGCTGATGGAGATTGCGAAGCTATTGATCAAGATATTCTTCAATTACAGAAGGAACTTCACCAACAG GTCACTGAAAAAGGAAAGGGCTTAATGAAACTCATTCCAGCAGTAGAAGAGGGCAGGGAAATGGAACAACG AGCCCTTGAGCAAGTTGCTATGGAAAAACTTGTTGAGTTGGCTTATAAGAAGAAGCTG GCCACCCGTGGAAGTAGTGCCGCAAGAAATGGCCTTACTAAGGTTGCAAAGCCAGTTGCTTTGGCTTTCATGAAGAGGACACTAGCTAGATGCAGGAAATTTGTGGAAACTGGGAGGAGTTGCTTTCTGGAGCCTGTCTTTAAAGATGTGCTATTTGCTTCTCCTGCCCGTAATGGCAATGCTGGACCGGTCCTTGCTGTAAATCTACCACAAACTCTAAACTCTCAGCAAGATCATGCCTTTTCAG GTTTGTTTCCTTGCAAGGAGCAGGAGGTGTTGGGAAATCTAGACAATCCCTCTGACCAGGATTTTGCGAGAACTGGACCAATACTAAACAGAGGGAAGAAAAAGGAAGTGCTACTTGATGATGTTAGTGGCTGTGCTGCTTTGAGATCTGAGTCAACTCTTGGCAATTCTTTCATGGGTGGAGCAAAGGGAAAAAGGAGCGGAAGAGAGAGAGACAAAGGCACTTCTGCAAGAAACTCTGCCTCAAAAGGCGGCCGGGGTGAGCGTAAAACCAAAGCAAAGCCCAAACAGAAGTCAGCTCAACTATCCACTTCTGGAATTGGATCTCATAGCCAGTTGATGGAAAATAACAACACTGAGCATAAATTGGCTTCTGGCTCTAATGAACCAACTTCCAGTGGTAGCAACAAGAAAAGCAAAGTGGGTTCTGCATCTCATGTGTCCATTGACCCTGAGGAGCCTATGGATTTTGCAAACTTGCATGAATTAGACCCCATGGAACTAGGTGTAGATAGTGAACTTAATGGGCATCAAGACCTGGACTCGTGGTTGAACATTGATGAGGATGGTTTACAAGATGATGCAGTGGGCTTGGATATACCAATGGATGATTTGTCTGATTTGAATATGCTTCTATGA
- the LOC107467527 gene encoding lipoyl synthase 1, chloroplastic, giving the protein MIQQSLFNRSSISFSAPLPTTSRKRCGFLNPIRCDATDSSLSPSPASIPAPPKLMESERKSGSYPGGLGPYTGRDPNVKKPLWLRQRAPQGERFQEIKESLSHLKLNTVCEEAQCPNIGECWNGGGDGIATATIMVLGDTCTRGCRFCAVKTSRNPAPPDPMEPENTAKAVASWGVDYIVLTSVDRDDLPDGGSGHFAQTVKAMKNLKPEIMVECLTSDFRGDLKAVETLVHSGLDVFAHNIETVKRLQRIVRDPRAGYEQSLSVLKHAKHSKEGMITKTSIMLGLGETDHEVKEVMADLRAIDVDILTFGQYLQPTPLHLTVKEYVTPEKFTFWKEYGESIGFRYVASGPLVRSSYRAGELFVQTMVREKAKTAGDSSS; this is encoded by the exons ATGATTCAGCAGTCGCTTTTCAACCGTTCTTCAATCTCCTTCTCCGCCCCACTTCCCACCACATCCCGAAAACGCTGCGGTTTCCTCAACCCGATTCGATGCGACGCCACGGATTCATCGCTTTCTCCGTCGCCGGCGTCGATTCCCGCCCCGCCAAAGCTGATGGAATCGGAACGCAAGAGCGGGTCCTACCCTGGTGGGTTGGGCCCTTACACTGGCAGAGACCCCAATGTTAAGAAGCCACTGTGGCTGCGGCAGAGAGCTCCCCAAGGCGAAAGGTTCCAAGAGATTAAGGAATCTTTGTCCCATTTGAAGCTCAACACTGTTTGCGAGGAAGCTCAGTGCCCCAACATTGGAGAG TGTTGGAATGGAGGTGGGGATGGTATTGCAACTGCAACAATCATGGTTCTTGGGGACACTTGCACCCGTGGATGTAGATTCTGTGCTGTCAAGACTAGCAGAAACCCTGCACCTCCTGATCCTATGGAACCAGAAAATACTGCAAAGGCTGTTGCTAGTTGGGG TGTTGATTATATTGTCCTAACAAGTGTCGACCGTGATGACCTACCTGATGGAGGAAGTGGGCATTTTGCTCAGACTGTTAAAGCTATGAAG AATCTCAAACCTGAGATCATGGTTGAGTGTTTAACCTCTGATTTTCGGGGTGATCTGAAAGCTGTTGAAACTCTGGTTCACTCTGGATTAGATGTCTTTGCTCACAACATTGAGACAGTCAAACGGCTTCAAAGAATTGTTAGAGATCCTAGGGCTGG GTATGAGCAAAGCTTGTCAGTTCTAAAGCATGCAAAACATAGCAAAGAGGGTATGATAACAAAAACATCTATAATGCTGGGCCTTGGAGAAACTGATCATGAGGTGAAAGAAGTGATGGCTGATTTAAGGGCCATAGATGTTGATATTCTGACATTTGGTCAGTATTTGCAG CCGACTCCCTTGCACTTGACTGTCAAAGAGTATGTTACACCGGAGAAGTTCACTTTCTGGAAAGAGTATGGGGAGTCTATCGGTTTTCGTTATGTAGCCAGTGGGCCACTG GTTCGATCGTCGTACAGGGCTGGAGAGCTATTTGTCCAGACAATGGTACGCGAAAAAGCCAAGACCGCTGGTGACTCATCGTCCtga
- the LOC107467513 gene encoding protein trichome birefringence-like 36, which yields MAKPKLHLWSFLFFCSILHCTLSLINPEDEFSWLAMESEDVNLVQTRKSSWKKCDFSVGKWVFDESYPLYDPNCPYLSTAVTCQKNGRPDSDYEKWKWKPFGCSIPRFDALRFLGKMRRKRIMLVGDSIMRNQWESLVCLVQGVIPTGRKKVTYNGPSMAFHAMDFETSIEFFWAPLLVELKKGNQNKRVLHLDMIEDNARYWKGVDVLVFDSAHWWTHSGESSSWDYYMEGNRIITNMNPMVAYHKGLSTWARWVDLNLDPQRTRVFFRSMSPRHNRQNGWKCYNQRQPIQSFSHIHVPEPVVVLQAVLKRMRFPVYLQDITTMTAFRRDGHPSVYRKAISEEMKQKPGTGLSSDCSHWCLPGVPDIWNEMLSALL from the exons ATGGCAAAACCAAAGCTTCACTTGTGGTCCTTTCTCTTCTTCTGCAGCATCTTGCACTGCACACTGTCACTAATCAACCCAGAGGATGAGTTCAGCTGGCTTGCCATGGAATCCGAAGATGTTAACTTGGTGCAAACCCGAAAAAGTTCTTGGAAGAAATGTGACTTTTCAGTTGGAAAATGGGTCTTTGATGAGTCTTACCCTCTCTATGATCCCAACTGTCCCTATCTCAGCACAGCAGTAACTTGTCAAAAGAATGGGAGGCCAGATTCTGACTATGAGAAGTGGAAGTGGAAGCCATTTGGCTGTTCCATCCCAAG GTTTGATGCACTGAGATTTCTTGGAAaaatgaggagaaagagaataatgctgGTTGGTGATTCCATAATGAGAAACCAATGGGAATCTCTTGTTTGTTTAGTTCAAGGAGTTATCCCAACTGGTAGGAAAAAAGTGACCTATAATGGTCCTTCAATGGCTTTCCATGCCATG GATTTTGAGACATCAATTGAGTTCTTCTGGGCACCACTCCTGGTAGAACTAAAGAAgggaaatcaaaataaaagagtTTTACATTTGGATATGATTGAAGACAATGCAAGGTACTGGAAAGGAGTTGATGTTCTGGTATTCGATTCGGCTCATTGGTGGACTCACTCTGGCGAATCAAGCTC ATGGGATTATTACATGGAGGGAAATAGGATCATCACAAACATGAATCCTATGGTTGCCTATCATAAAGGACTTAGCACATGGGCAAGGTGGGTGGATCTGAATTTGGACCCCCAAAGAACCCGAGTCTTTTTTCGAAGCATGTCACCTAGACATAACAG GCAAAATGGATGGAAATGCTACAATCAGAGGCAGCCTATACAATCTTTTAGCCACATACATGTTCCTGAACCAGTGGTAGTGCTACAAGCAGTGCTGAAAAGAATGAGATTTCCAGTGTACCTGCAAGATATTACAACAATGACTGCATTCCGAAGAGATGGACATCCCTCGGTGTATAGAAAGGCAATTAGCGAAGAAATGAAGCAGAAACCAGGTACCGGCCTTTCCTCTGATTGCAGCCATTGGTGCCTCCCTGGGGTGCCTGACATTTGGAATGAAATGCTGAGTGCATTGCTTTAG